A single genomic interval of Rosistilla ulvae harbors:
- a CDS encoding sulfatase, giving the protein MLRLLAVGLALMVVEVGAAERPNVLFIAVDDLRPELACYGKQHIHSPNIDRLAASGVLFERAYCMVPTCGASRASMMSGIRPSRNRFVNYLAWAEKDAPGIKTLNTHFRENGYHTVSLGKIFHHPQDNAVGWSEPAWRPTGIPWYRRPENHSLHEQRQRKGSRTRGPAWEAADVADDAYADGKLAERAIADLRRLKKQDSPFFLAVGFFKPHLPFIAPQKYWDLYDRDAIQLPPNYATPQDAPPQSLHSSGELRAYAGIPSKGPVSDATAKHLIHGYYACVSYVDALIGTVLDELDALGLADNTVVVLWGDHGWNLGEHTLWCKHSCYETSMQIPLIIRAPGVNGGERRSGLVESIDIYPTLCELTQLPLPTHLQGKSLVALMGDTNAPWKTAAVGRYQAGDTIRTDRFRFSEYRDKSGRTMASMLYDHSVDENETTNIAKNRGDLTSQLSEALHDQMGRNGVLGAAPGQPKASER; this is encoded by the coding sequence ATGCTGCGATTGTTAGCTGTAGGCTTGGCGTTAATGGTTGTGGAAGTTGGCGCTGCGGAACGACCAAACGTGCTGTTCATCGCCGTCGACGATCTGCGGCCGGAACTCGCATGTTACGGAAAACAACATATTCATTCTCCGAACATCGATCGCCTGGCGGCATCGGGAGTTTTGTTTGAACGGGCGTATTGTATGGTTCCGACGTGTGGTGCATCGCGGGCCAGCATGATGAGCGGCATCCGCCCGTCCCGCAATCGCTTCGTAAACTATCTCGCCTGGGCGGAGAAAGATGCCCCCGGTATCAAGACGCTGAACACCCATTTCCGGGAAAACGGCTACCACACAGTTTCGTTGGGCAAAATCTTCCATCATCCACAGGACAATGCCGTTGGTTGGTCGGAACCCGCATGGCGGCCGACGGGAATCCCCTGGTATCGCCGCCCGGAGAACCACAGTTTGCATGAACAGCGACAGAGAAAAGGTAGCCGCACGCGAGGGCCGGCGTGGGAGGCGGCCGACGTCGCCGACGATGCTTATGCCGATGGCAAATTAGCCGAGCGTGCGATCGCCGATTTGAGGAGGTTGAAGAAACAGGACTCACCCTTTTTCCTGGCTGTCGGTTTCTTCAAACCACATCTCCCATTCATCGCACCGCAGAAGTATTGGGATCTGTATGACCGCGATGCTATTCAGTTGCCCCCAAATTACGCCACGCCGCAAGACGCCCCGCCTCAATCGCTTCACAGTTCGGGCGAATTGCGAGCTTACGCCGGCATACCATCGAAAGGGCCGGTATCCGACGCAACGGCGAAGCATCTAATTCATGGCTACTACGCTTGCGTGAGCTATGTCGACGCGCTGATCGGCACCGTGTTGGATGAACTCGACGCCCTCGGCCTGGCCGACAACACCGTTGTTGTGCTGTGGGGAGATCATGGTTGGAACCTGGGCGAACATACGCTGTGGTGCAAGCACTCATGTTATGAAACATCGATGCAGATCCCCTTGATCATTCGAGCGCCGGGAGTCAACGGTGGAGAGCGGCGATCGGGCCTTGTCGAATCGATCGACATCTATCCCACCCTCTGTGAACTCACCCAGTTGCCGTTGCCGACGCACTTGCAGGGAAAGAGTCTCGTCGCGTTGATGGGTGATACCAACGCCCCGTGGAAGACCGCGGCGGTCGGGCGGTACCAAGCGGGCGATACGATTCGGACCGATCGATTTCGTTTTTCCGAGTATCGCGATAAATCGGGACGGACGATGGCGTCGATGCTGTATGACCACAGCGTCGACGAAAATGAGACGACCAACATCGCCAAGAACCGCGGCGATTTGACGAGCCAGTTGAGCGAAGCCCTTCACGATCAGATGGGCCGCAACGGAGTGTTGGGGGCCGCCCCCGGTCAACCGAAAGCAAGCGAGCGATAA
- a CDS encoding porin, translating into MDSIVPYRPLLTLDPDVRFLTAIAINVALIVSLGSVPAFAQESMIASNAVAPASYDAAADRSSPAADQVCDIGDPRSPWTPGDGAVASAELRRFSDTIRVGYDDGFVLASLRERNLETDAFPFRLKVNGWGQLRHTASDVALPNTDLNQFQMKRARLILSGNAFLPDLNYFTQFDGRSSSGDNMRLLDFYLNYDIGHAQFGFEKGTFGFRAGKYKMPFTMARWLSGKEFEFSDRSVASTYFDVNRSLAIGLFGQSKHTAIPIEWETAIFNGFVTGGAETGSSGNLDDNFAYSIRLQGYPIGDWGSSQLADFESHDRLAMRVGCAFAGTTISRNGSTEFNTPRVVDSGQTFASILPVAVDSYHVAQFAVDTSFKWRGWSTTMEYYFRNLSDFEGAALPSLLDHGFWFQVGYFVVPEKLQVLTRWSRVDGDSGTLGASDQSTDEVGAGLAWYLRGNRAKLVTDVTRLDGAPISSSALDVNPGDRGWLFRTQMQFSF; encoded by the coding sequence ATGGATAGTATTGTCCCGTATCGACCACTTCTGACTCTGGATCCGGATGTGCGCTTCCTTACCGCAATCGCAATCAATGTCGCGCTGATCGTTTCGCTGGGGAGCGTTCCCGCGTTCGCTCAGGAATCGATGATCGCTAGCAACGCGGTAGCCCCCGCCAGCTACGACGCGGCTGCCGATCGGTCGAGCCCCGCGGCGGATCAGGTCTGCGACATCGGCGACCCGCGTTCGCCCTGGACGCCCGGAGACGGCGCCGTCGCGTCGGCCGAATTGCGTCGCTTTTCGGACACCATCCGCGTCGGTTACGACGATGGATTTGTGCTCGCCAGCCTACGAGAACGCAATCTGGAGACCGATGCGTTTCCGTTTCGATTGAAGGTCAACGGATGGGGCCAGCTGCGTCATACCGCGTCGGACGTCGCTCTCCCCAATACCGATCTGAATCAGTTCCAAATGAAGCGGGCGCGGCTGATACTGTCGGGCAACGCGTTCCTCCCCGACCTGAACTATTTCACGCAGTTCGACGGCCGCAGCAGCAGTGGCGACAACATGCGTCTGCTCGACTTCTACCTCAACTACGACATCGGGCATGCGCAGTTTGGATTCGAGAAGGGGACGTTTGGTTTCCGTGCTGGCAAATACAAGATGCCATTCACCATGGCACGCTGGCTGTCGGGTAAAGAGTTTGAGTTTAGCGATCGGTCGGTCGCAAGCACTTATTTCGACGTCAACCGCAGTCTCGCCATCGGGCTGTTTGGACAATCGAAGCACACTGCGATTCCGATCGAATGGGAAACGGCGATCTTCAACGGGTTTGTCACCGGCGGTGCGGAGACGGGCAGCAGCGGCAACCTGGACGACAACTTCGCCTACTCGATTCGGCTGCAAGGCTATCCGATCGGCGACTGGGGCAGTTCCCAACTGGCCGATTTCGAATCGCACGATCGACTGGCGATGCGGGTCGGATGCGCCTTTGCTGGCACGACGATCAGCCGCAACGGATCGACGGAATTCAACACGCCGCGCGTCGTCGATTCGGGACAGACCTTCGCCTCGATCCTTCCAGTCGCGGTCGACAGCTATCACGTTGCACAGTTCGCCGTCGATACCTCGTTCAAATGGCGCGGTTGGTCGACAACGATGGAATACTACTTTCGCAACCTGAGCGATTTCGAGGGGGCGGCGCTCCCAAGCTTGCTAGACCATGGATTTTGGTTTCAAGTGGGATATTTTGTCGTCCCAGAGAAGCTGCAGGTGCTGACCCGTTGGTCCCGAGTCGACGGCGACTCGGGGACGCTTGGGGCAAGCGACCAGAGTACCGACGAGGTCGGGGCAGGATTGGCGTGGTATCTGCGCGGCAATCGAGCCAAGTTGGTCACCGACGTCACCCGGCTCGATGGCGCTCCGATCAGTTCGTCGGCGCTGGACGTCAATCCCGGCGATCGCGGTTGGCTGTTTCGCACCCAGATGCAATTCAGCTTCTGA
- a CDS encoding esterase/lipase family protein, whose product MRKRLIPNLLCHAVLLVAITGCGCMRSDRLQSPTLVKPSLAGCWHDGWLGLGSLIAGQGNIDDFERYRLQASLHPTAESSTALGERAYAVAERLHGRCDHRAVDYWAQTIAWLDDGQRRCGLRGGKETSDRIARVRHSALIRILSCGQKYGRLDPASHLTIHTNAGPIQVPIVHHGFPWRQSDFQRLMVFESPASALGNVCGRGVPLIVFTSKTTGQQATNGCGEACDACCTVDPATNNRCQRFLDSRLPFAATALLDLPVSLFQGAATRAGLETDRFRAATMRLVNPLGGDLPEPCDGIAKSPAMPLYYARQNSQYSPVVAFMGGDNGVDRPELKFLEPYQPDKIPLLLVHGLLSNPATFLEVADAVRADPVLSRRYQIWVFRYPTGDDFFESTAILREQLAAAFACHPDGPNQQNPRHRAVIVGHSLGGLVAKLQVTDSGDRLWRSIANGPLEQMRASPQEIAGFRRSFFFKASPNIGRVVYIATPHRGSPWAARCIGRIGSSLAGFRSDDKRKFQNLVAANPGLFSGAFTDSLPSSVDLLRPSSRLLQALAATPSSPRIDVHSIIGDCFPLPRSGPSDTVVPVSSAYRKEAVSTAYIDATHTSILRSNDAQQALLEILRLHIAESASAGCDCRAEDPTTRLLAPIASN is encoded by the coding sequence GTGCGCAAGCGTCTGATTCCAAACCTGTTATGCCATGCCGTTCTGCTGGTCGCGATCACCGGCTGTGGATGCATGCGCTCCGACCGGTTGCAATCGCCGACGCTCGTTAAGCCATCTTTGGCTGGGTGTTGGCACGACGGATGGCTTGGTCTGGGATCGCTGATCGCGGGCCAGGGAAACATCGACGACTTTGAGCGTTACCGCTTACAGGCTTCGCTGCATCCAACGGCAGAGTCGTCGACCGCGTTGGGCGAAAGAGCGTATGCTGTTGCGGAACGACTGCATGGCCGGTGCGACCACCGCGCCGTCGACTACTGGGCGCAGACGATCGCCTGGCTCGATGATGGCCAGCGGCGTTGTGGGCTCCGCGGCGGGAAGGAGACCAGCGATCGAATCGCTCGCGTCCGACACAGTGCACTGATTCGGATCCTTTCCTGTGGCCAGAAGTACGGCCGCCTGGACCCCGCATCGCACCTGACGATACACACCAACGCGGGGCCGATTCAGGTTCCCATCGTTCACCATGGTTTCCCTTGGCGGCAGAGCGACTTTCAACGCCTGATGGTCTTTGAGTCGCCCGCCTCTGCGCTCGGCAACGTCTGCGGACGCGGCGTCCCCTTGATCGTCTTCACCTCGAAAACAACGGGCCAGCAAGCAACGAATGGCTGCGGTGAGGCCTGCGATGCGTGTTGCACCGTCGATCCGGCAACGAACAACCGCTGCCAAAGATTCTTGGATTCGCGGTTGCCGTTTGCCGCAACGGCGCTGTTGGATCTGCCGGTTTCGCTATTTCAAGGCGCAGCGACGAGAGCCGGCCTGGAAACCGATCGATTCAGGGCCGCAACGATGCGGTTGGTCAATCCATTGGGGGGCGACCTTCCGGAGCCCTGCGATGGAATTGCCAAGAGTCCCGCGATGCCGCTCTACTACGCGCGTCAGAACAGTCAGTACAGCCCGGTCGTCGCCTTTATGGGAGGCGACAACGGTGTCGATCGGCCCGAACTGAAGTTCCTCGAACCGTACCAACCCGACAAGATTCCATTGCTGCTGGTGCACGGGCTGCTCTCGAATCCCGCCACGTTCTTGGAAGTCGCCGACGCCGTGCGCGCCGATCCGGTGCTCAGCAGACGGTATCAAATCTGGGTCTTTCGCTATCCCACCGGGGATGACTTTTTTGAATCGACCGCCATCTTGCGGGAACAACTTGCTGCCGCGTTTGCATGCCACCCCGACGGGCCCAATCAACAAAATCCGCGACACCGCGCCGTGATCGTGGGGCACAGTCTAGGCGGGTTGGTGGCGAAACTGCAGGTCACCGACAGTGGCGATCGGTTGTGGCGTTCGATCGCCAACGGGCCATTGGAACAGATGCGAGCGTCGCCCCAAGAAATCGCTGGCTTCAGGCGCTCCTTCTTTTTCAAGGCCAGCCCAAATATCGGACGCGTCGTCTACATCGCCACGCCACATCGCGGCTCTCCGTGGGCAGCCAGGTGTATCGGTCGGATCGGATCCTCTTTGGCCGGGTTCCGTTCCGATGACAAGCGGAAATTTCAGAACCTCGTCGCCGCCAATCCAGGTCTCTTCTCCGGAGCGTTCACCGATTCATTGCCATCGAGTGTCGATCTGCTGCGGCCGAGCAGTCGATTGTTGCAAGCCCTCGCCGCGACGCCATCATCACCGCGCATCGATGTCCACTCGATTATCGGAGATTGTTTTCCGCTGCCACGATCGGGACCATCGGACACCGTGGTCCCCGTTTCCAGCGCCTATCGAAAAGAAGCAGTATCGACAGCGTATATCGACGCAACCCATACATCGATTCTCCGCTCCAACGACGCGCAACAAGCCCTGCTGGAAATCTTGAGATTACACATCGCGGAATCAGCGTCCGCCGGTTGTGACTGTAGGGCCGAGGATCCGACAACACGCCTACTAGCCCCAATCGCATCGAACTGA
- a CDS encoding CRISPR-associated endonuclease Cas3'', with protein sequence MADHIRRVDDFARKFSEPLDLSAAASISALMHDLGKYSDRFNNYVQGRSGCSSPDHWSAGARLVISALGGHNEQRLHLLDAIRLAIESHHSQLSTLSYPRESARRLDEYFASKSRLKCDEFAILMDRWRKDGFQLPGLGDERLASADAAAMLESRLLYSCLVDADFLATEGHFSGDVAIPYQPRSLAPEFDFGAAADHLESIMSSLPQSQPEMQWVRDHVGVQCRERALDAPGLFTLTAPTGSGKTLAMLLFAFRHAQKHGHRRIVFVMPFLTIVSQTAQVIHSALSSLPGFDPSWVLEDHSLAGRNVDGSADSENPEEMELVREQRLEADNWDAPIILTSSVKCLESLHANRPSVCRKLHRLAKSVLIFDEVQTLPPKLASLTLATLTHLSQRFGSTVLFATATQPAFEMLESEDRPPLPNLRSPSQLSGNPWAPTEILPEHDRLFQATAGRVKVKWWLDEELPLGEVASQIAKSDRSSLAIVNLKRHATQLFHEIGEHRCEVYHLSTSMCAEHRDQTLEVVRNRLAEERPVKLVSTQCIEAGVDFPKRSFEGGWRSMAPLPSIAQAAGRINRSFEYAAASVLNVFRPSVEGAHYPPGYGAGIAALQTLLTSLREEGIHPDETELISSPELMQRYYAILYGLTDEAAMTDKLLAAVEGLDFEGVRSEYRLIGCEQRNILVAYNKASQRHLLDWHARPNQQRGWTRDWMRAARPYTVTVYEFEFEKLAAAGCLFPIPFGAEEHLVPEECRWWALPEDAGYYDPNVGLEVPQEDGLLEV encoded by the coding sequence TTGGCGGATCATATTCGCCGCGTCGATGACTTCGCCAGGAAGTTTTCCGAGCCGTTGGATCTGTCAGCGGCTGCTAGTATTTCGGCGTTGATGCATGATCTTGGCAAGTACTCCGATCGGTTCAACAACTATGTGCAGGGCCGGTCGGGCTGTTCCTCGCCAGATCACTGGTCAGCGGGAGCGAGGCTCGTAATCTCTGCGTTAGGGGGACACAATGAGCAGCGTCTTCATCTGTTGGACGCGATTCGCTTGGCCATCGAGTCGCATCACAGTCAGCTTTCGACGCTCTCGTACCCACGCGAATCTGCACGCAGGTTGGACGAATATTTTGCAAGTAAATCGCGGCTGAAATGCGATGAGTTCGCAATCTTGATGGATCGTTGGCGCAAAGATGGGTTTCAGTTGCCGGGCCTCGGAGATGAAAGGCTTGCGTCGGCTGACGCGGCCGCGATGCTGGAGTCGCGGTTGCTGTACTCCTGTTTGGTTGATGCGGATTTCCTTGCGACTGAAGGACACTTCAGCGGTGACGTCGCCATTCCATATCAACCTCGTAGCCTTGCTCCAGAGTTTGATTTCGGTGCAGCTGCGGATCACCTTGAATCCATCATGTCGAGCCTGCCGCAGTCGCAACCCGAGATGCAATGGGTGCGTGATCATGTGGGCGTTCAGTGCCGAGAGCGAGCGTTGGACGCGCCGGGCCTATTTACGCTGACGGCGCCGACCGGTTCAGGAAAAACACTGGCCATGCTTCTGTTCGCATTTCGGCATGCCCAAAAGCATGGGCACCGTCGCATTGTGTTCGTGATGCCGTTTCTCACTATCGTCAGCCAAACGGCTCAAGTCATTCATTCCGCTCTTTCCTCGCTCCCCGGTTTTGATCCGTCTTGGGTGTTGGAGGATCACAGTCTCGCTGGCCGCAATGTCGATGGTTCAGCTGATTCAGAGAATCCTGAGGAGATGGAACTCGTTCGAGAGCAACGACTCGAAGCCGACAATTGGGACGCACCTATCATACTGACTTCGTCGGTTAAGTGCTTGGAGTCATTGCATGCGAACCGCCCTTCCGTCTGTCGAAAATTGCACAGGCTTGCCAAGAGCGTTTTGATTTTTGACGAAGTGCAAACGCTTCCACCTAAGCTGGCGTCTCTCACGCTGGCGACCTTAACACACTTGTCGCAGCGTTTTGGATCCACCGTGCTGTTTGCGACCGCGACGCAGCCCGCATTTGAGATGCTCGAATCGGAGGATCGTCCTCCGCTACCTAATCTGCGTTCGCCCAGCCAGCTAAGTGGCAATCCGTGGGCACCCACGGAAATTCTTCCTGAACATGACAGGCTGTTCCAAGCTACGGCTGGGCGAGTGAAGGTGAAGTGGTGGCTGGATGAAGAGTTGCCACTGGGCGAAGTCGCATCGCAGATTGCTAAGTCAGATCGGTCGAGCCTGGCGATCGTAAACCTAAAGCGCCATGCCACGCAGCTATTCCACGAGATCGGGGAACATCGTTGCGAGGTCTATCATTTGTCGACTTCGATGTGTGCCGAGCATCGAGATCAAACGCTTGAAGTGGTGAGAAACCGGTTGGCTGAAGAGAGGCCCGTGAAGTTGGTCAGTACGCAATGCATCGAGGCTGGCGTTGATTTCCCGAAGCGTTCGTTCGAGGGCGGGTGGCGCAGCATGGCCCCACTTCCGTCGATTGCTCAAGCGGCAGGAAGGATCAATAGGTCGTTTGAATACGCAGCGGCCTCCGTGTTGAACGTGTTTCGGCCGAGTGTGGAGGGCGCCCACTATCCACCCGGATATGGAGCTGGCATTGCTGCGCTGCAGACGCTTCTGACTAGCCTCAGGGAGGAAGGCATCCATCCCGACGAAACCGAGCTCATCTCTTCGCCGGAGCTAATGCAACGATACTATGCGATCCTTTATGGGCTGACCGATGAGGCGGCGATGACAGACAAGCTTTTGGCCGCAGTGGAAGGGCTCGACTTCGAGGGTGTTCGCAGTGAATACCGGCTTATCGGTTGCGAACAGCGCAACATCTTAGTGGCGTACAACAAAGCGTCGCAGCGGCACCTGCTTGATTGGCACGCGCGGCCGAACCAGCAGCGAGGTTGGACGCGGGACTGGATGCGAGCAGCCCGGCCGTACACCGTGACCGTCTATGAGTTTGAATTCGAGAAACTCGCTGCTGCAGGGTGTCTGTTTCCGATCCCGTTTGGCGCCGAGGAACATCTGGTCCCGGAGGAGTGCAGGTGGTGGGCTCTTCCAGAAGACGCAGGCTACTACGACCCCAACGTCGGGCTAGAGGTCCCACAGGAAGATGGACTGCTGGAAGTGTGA
- the cas5c gene encoding type I-C CRISPR-associated protein Cas5c, whose protein sequence is MPQIHVVEFYGDFGCFSRPEASVERFSYAVPPHSAARNLMDSIYFHPQFRWVVHKAELLMEPQWVALRRNEVKEKINLNAVGRFIDGEGVEPILADGDKASTGSDEKGRTQRQTMALRNPRYRLHASIEPWPEYRKIQKKYNDIFQRRLKSGQCFQQPYFGQREFVAYFCQPTDKKPFPMNQELGLMVYDTFDQSRPGSNESRPSISLFRAELVDGVLDYPAYDSEAVLRPHRSTEAS, encoded by the coding sequence ATGCCACAAATCCATGTTGTGGAATTCTATGGAGACTTTGGCTGCTTCAGCAGACCGGAGGCCTCGGTCGAACGATTTTCGTATGCCGTACCACCTCACAGCGCTGCGAGAAATCTGATGGATTCAATCTACTTTCACCCGCAGTTCCGTTGGGTCGTCCACAAGGCCGAACTTCTGATGGAGCCTCAGTGGGTTGCGTTGCGACGCAACGAAGTCAAGGAGAAGATAAACCTAAACGCCGTCGGGCGATTCATCGACGGGGAAGGCGTTGAACCGATCCTGGCCGATGGGGACAAAGCGTCGACAGGGTCCGATGAAAAGGGGCGTACCCAGCGACAGACGATGGCATTGCGGAACCCTCGGTACCGTTTACACGCCAGCATTGAGCCTTGGCCCGAGTATCGCAAGATTCAGAAGAAGTACAACGACATTTTTCAACGACGATTGAAGAGCGGGCAGTGTTTTCAACAGCCCTATTTCGGGCAACGAGAGTTTGTCGCCTACTTTTGTCAGCCAACCGATAAGAAGCCCTTTCCTATGAATCAGGAGCTGGGCTTGATGGTCTATGACACATTTGACCAGAGTCGACCAGGATCAAATGAGAGCAGGCCCTCGATCTCTCTGTTTCGAGCGGAGTTGGTTGATGGAGTTCTCGACTATCCCGCTTACGACTCGGAAGCTGTCTTGAGACCTCATCGATCGACGGAGGCGAGCTGA
- a CDS encoding type I-C CRISPR-associated protein Cas8c/Csd1 produces MFHLIKEYAERHDIDARPGFSAVNLHFLVVITSRGSFASISRLGEGSRGQRVPGCPQFNLPELKAMGSGARHFLVDSLDVIALLTNKEGEQPDGKQRAKHDGFINLLRDAGQTNPSIALVVSALAGSLTEIQAELRTLRAKPTDKATFAIEDGNNTKWLVQDPSWHSWYRDLRAAITATRMAKGSKGAADGPVKMRCLLTGDLVLPAPTHDKITGLADVGGDTKGDILASFKQQSFQHFGLKKAANSAMSPEAVSLYTTTLDRLLTSAVKIADRKIVYWYQDEHSEMMPDVDPLAYLFTGQTSNEERDQNEGEASEELAEPSQGQRRQAEASAKSVLERIRVGGDGQYLNSGRYVALSISANKPRVVIRDVRVGRFEQLCESTEQWANDLRICKLNGAPLAMPSLNRLVNCTLRERQRGEDFDKWIAPASPAYTSLWNAAMSTSRQNISETIAVQAYQRLRLAMLNGEVADALDDKSKTMKLRRSAYYARIALLKLYLTRREDQTMEVALNEESNSSAYHAGRMLAVFQHVQTLSTGEPNASFLDRYYSAASTTPYQVLPRIWRIALNHLKRIQPRTLREELTDLLSDIHSQIPREIDVCKPLDLADQFQFQLGFFQQQPELPTKFHLIRRVPTKKGYLVRSKSEATIDNLLHAFADAHSDLGINIAYEPSHVEVRGERIRRGGRNESPIRPDWVIQTNKSDRKIVLEHFGMRDRPNYSLRMERKIKAYADAGLVHVQSKDIDSQQLEQATGFLVSTDETDGPNFDSLNERLLVAVTNL; encoded by the coding sequence ATGTTTCACCTCATCAAGGAGTACGCCGAGAGGCATGATATTGATGCGCGACCCGGGTTTTCGGCCGTCAATTTGCACTTCCTGGTCGTCATTACTTCGCGGGGTTCCTTTGCATCCATCAGTCGGTTAGGCGAAGGATCACGTGGCCAACGGGTGCCTGGTTGTCCCCAATTCAATCTGCCGGAATTGAAAGCAATGGGATCCGGAGCGCGACACTTCCTGGTCGACTCGCTCGATGTCATAGCGTTGTTGACCAATAAGGAAGGGGAGCAGCCTGACGGCAAGCAGAGGGCCAAGCATGACGGGTTTATCAATTTGCTGCGCGATGCCGGACAGACGAATCCTTCCATTGCGCTAGTCGTCTCAGCTCTTGCTGGATCCTTAACCGAAATTCAGGCGGAACTGCGGACGCTTCGCGCCAAGCCGACCGATAAGGCGACATTTGCAATAGAGGACGGTAACAACACCAAGTGGCTTGTTCAAGATCCGTCTTGGCATTCCTGGTATCGCGATCTGCGCGCAGCGATTACCGCCACACGTATGGCAAAAGGCAGTAAGGGGGCAGCTGATGGTCCCGTGAAAATGCGTTGCTTGCTGACCGGCGATCTCGTGCTACCGGCTCCAACTCACGACAAAATCACGGGGCTGGCCGACGTTGGAGGGGACACGAAGGGCGATATTCTCGCATCCTTCAAACAGCAGTCCTTTCAGCACTTTGGCCTTAAAAAGGCAGCGAATTCTGCGATGAGTCCCGAAGCGGTGTCGCTGTACACGACCACACTAGATCGGCTGCTGACCAGCGCAGTCAAGATTGCAGATCGCAAGATCGTGTATTGGTACCAAGACGAGCACTCAGAAATGATGCCCGATGTCGATCCGCTCGCCTATCTGTTCACGGGGCAAACGTCCAACGAGGAACGCGATCAAAACGAAGGTGAAGCCTCAGAAGAATTGGCCGAGCCAAGCCAAGGGCAGAGAAGACAGGCGGAGGCGTCTGCAAAAAGTGTCTTGGAACGGATCAGGGTTGGTGGCGATGGCCAGTATCTGAATTCGGGTCGGTACGTCGCCTTGTCGATTTCTGCCAATAAGCCGCGTGTCGTCATTCGAGATGTACGCGTGGGAAGGTTCGAACAACTGTGTGAATCGACGGAGCAATGGGCCAACGACCTCCGGATCTGCAAACTCAATGGAGCTCCGCTTGCAATGCCCAGCCTGAATCGGTTGGTGAACTGCACGCTACGTGAGCGACAACGGGGTGAAGACTTCGACAAATGGATAGCGCCTGCATCCCCTGCCTACACCTCGCTTTGGAACGCGGCGATGTCGACTTCTCGCCAAAACATTAGCGAAACGATTGCGGTCCAGGCCTACCAGCGATTGCGATTAGCGATGCTAAACGGAGAAGTCGCCGATGCACTCGACGACAAAAGCAAAACGATGAAACTGCGGCGATCGGCCTACTATGCCCGAATTGCTTTACTCAAACTTTATCTAACGCGTAGAGAGGATCAGACGATGGAAGTGGCTTTGAACGAGGAGTCTAATTCGAGCGCCTACCACGCCGGACGCATGTTGGCCGTATTCCAACACGTGCAGACCCTGAGTACTGGCGAACCGAATGCCAGTTTTTTGGATCGATATTACTCGGCCGCTAGCACCACACCTTACCAAGTGTTGCCCCGGATTTGGAGAATCGCATTAAACCATTTGAAGCGGATTCAACCGCGCACACTTCGAGAAGAGCTTACGGACTTGCTATCGGATATCCATAGCCAAATCCCAAGAGAAATCGACGTTTGCAAACCATTGGATTTAGCGGACCAATTCCAGTTCCAACTGGGCTTCTTTCAGCAACAACCTGAACTTCCAACAAAGTTCCACCTCATCCGCCGCGTACCAACGAAAAAGGGGTACCTAGTGCGGTCAAAATCGGAAGCCACTATTGACAATCTGCTTCACGCTTTCGCTGACGCACATAGCGACTTGGGGATCAACATCGCATATGAACCGTCGCATGTTGAAGTCCGAGGTGAGCGCATTCGCCGCGGTGGCAGGAACGAATCACCAATCAGACCAGACTGGGTCATCCAGACCAACAAGAGCGACCGGAAAATAGTTCTGGAGCACTTCGGAATGCGAGATCGCCCTAACTACTCCCTGAGGATGGAACGCAAAATCAAGGCGTATGCAGACGCAGGATTGGTTCATGTTCAATCCAAAGACATCGACAGTCAACAATTAGAGCAAGCAACCGGCTTCTTGGTTTCCACCGACGAAACGGATGGCCCCAATTTTGATTCCCTAAATGAGCGGTTGCTTGTTGCCGTGACCAACCTCTAA